The Hippoglossus hippoglossus isolate fHipHip1 chromosome 2, fHipHip1.pri, whole genome shotgun sequence DNA segment taaaatGTTACTAATATATTACTAACATGAAGTCAGTGTTGAAGGCAGGATTTTGTTGTAGATGTTCTTTTTCCATTGTCTAATTGATGGTTCTTAGTTGATTAGAGACACTTAAAATGGGTCAAAATTATATCAAATCAATTCATTTGACCACGTCTGTGTGGAATTCTGCCTTAAATTTGGTAGTGATAGCTGATGTACACTTTCTGTTTGATAATTTAAGTCACATGTATAGAAGGTTCAGTTCAGATCCGTTGTTCAACTGTGATTCGTTTCatgagaatgagagagagagagagagagagagagagagagcgagcgagtgagAGCATAAATAAAGACATTGAAAAAACTACACTGGGATTTAACTATGTGTCTTTAAGCAGCCGACATCTCTAAAGCGCCTCgaagaaatgttttcagattGGATCGAActgttcacttggactcgagGAGGAACTGCTGAGATtttggtggtgaaaggtcaaagggcaaggtcgctgtgacctcatAGAACTCATGCTCTGTTTGGTACAAATAGACTCAAATGTATGATCATAGATGTGTAGATATTTATCTGTGAacattgtaaatgtattttaatagaTTAACTGAAATATTTGAGTTGACAGCAACCATAAAACAATAGTTtaccctatatatatatatattttgggtGCTGACAATAAACTGTCCTCAACTCGAGGCCCCTAAAACACTTCAACTAAATATTTATAACTTGGAACCAATGGGTTTGTGCTGACATTTATATGGatggaaaattaaataaatagagtATGTGGTATTTTAATATACGAACACAACTTTACAATGAAAATCTTTATTTTGCAGAGCGGTTTAATGACACACTATGAAAACCAACGACACTACGAGTGTTTTCTATTCCACTAACCTGAGATTTAGctttttgtgttcttgttttcactttaaaaatataaacaataatttaaattttgtaGAAAAAACATGCCCTGAATTTCATTTCCATAAACACCATAGAagactagttttttttttttggttttgtatCTTTGCATCACATGaagtaaaaaactaatttaaatagAACGTTGACATGTCAACATGCAAAGCAGAATGgcttcctgttcctcctgtgtATGGCTTCACGTCCAGCACATAGACGGGTCCCTTCCGCCACGTCTCATTGGTCCACTTGTCTCTTCTTGCtgctaaaagagagaaaatcacAATCATGCAGCTGGAGGAGTTAAAACACGTCCCCGGCCTTCATCAGGTCGCTCGTGTGACTCGGCTTTACCTTTCCCCTGAGGGCTTGGAGGTCATGACCCACAGTAAATATTCCTTGGCAGCCATGGAGTCAAGCACCTTGTTCACATCACTGGTGAAGCTGCCGTCTACATGCCTCCTGCTGATGGCCTCACCCCACCTGTCCTTCTCAGATCTGAGTATGTACACAGGCACACAATATAAACTCTGCCCACTCACGCTCATCATGTGGAAACCCCGGCGCtctcagaggaaagaaaatcatcttttcatcactgctgtttttgtgttctcgtgATCGAAATAATCATCACATGTCAATTAACGTGGTGCAACAAGTTCAGGTGATTTATTTTCAGCACAACCACAAGAATCATGGAGAAACAGAagcaacaggaggagagaaaagggcaCAAGAAGAAATGTTGATTCGCTTTTTCCCTCTGATTCaacttctccctctgtctttgtcGTCACGGTGGAATCAGACACAGGCAGGCGGCCATTAGGGAGCTTTGGTACTgtagcaggaggaggaggaagaggaagaaggaggccTACTCTCTTCTGACTTGTCCAGACTTGAGCCTGGCAACAAAGTCTTTGAGCGCCTGGTCCTCCATGAAGGAGCTCATGTCGCTGGTGAAGGTCCCGTCAGCGTGGCgcttttctgcagctctgaaaacacacagatacacagacatTACTGGAGATCACCAATAATATTAAGATGAGAAAAGATATTATTTTTAGAGTTTGAAGGAAAGTACAGACAAATACTGGTGTACTGTGTATATTACTTTTGCTACATACTTATAAtaactttcatttcattcaatgcagtatttttacattgttttaccTTTATTTAAGTTCAGAAGTTTATTCTAACACCCTGAGCTTTAAGTGGTTTGATTGTTAAGTGAAAAAGAGAAGCTATTGGTTCCACACTGACCCGCTCCTCTTGTTGTTCATCAGCCACCGAACAAAGTCCTGCGCCTTCCTGTCCTCCAGGTATTTGCTGTAGTCGTTGGAGAACGTCCCCTCAGAGTGTCGCTTCATGCTGGGCAGCTGCCTCAGCTCGTCCGCTAACGTGTCGTCGGCCTCCAAactacagcagcaggaacacgGTTTGAAATGTGACTCTTAAAGTCTTATCTTTCCTTTCTCCTGTATCAGAATGGTACTTATTCACATTGATAAAGTTTGACTatttaatgaaatgtattagaaaagtttaaaaaaaagagagagaacatgaaaaatgaagtgaagtccacactaacacaagaggagaggaactgCATGTGtagttttttccatttgtccAGATTTGACCTTCACTTTGACTTCGATATcgatgttttaaaatatatccCCTCTGGACTATAGGTAAAGTACAGTATTTCCATTTGAGAGTACTTTGAGTACTTCTACCTGGAGCTGTCGTCGGCCTCTTGCAGAGGAACCTGCCAGCTGCTGTGGACAAAGCCCAGGAGCAGGAGGATTCCAGCCAGGGAGTGGATGCTCTTCATGGTTCTGACCTGAACAACACAAAGCTCACATGTACTTTCAGATAAAAACGTGCACATGAGCGGATCAGGAATGAAAACTCACCGTCTCTTCTTTCTGTGCAGGTACTTCCTCTGCTtgttgctggtgtgtgtgtctcactctcaccGTGGGACCTTATATACTGTAAGAGGTGGAGCGGGAGGACGAGGCCTCCCAGGTGGACCGGTTTTACAACTGCACCAGGCCCACCTGTTACTTTCGACCCATTAGACACGGAGCCCCGACACATTGGCCGAGTGGACGTGCGTTTGTCCAGAAAGGAGGCGTTCATGCGTGATGCCAGCTGGTACTTAGGTGTCAAGATCAAACAAGCGCGTTCATCCTGTTAAACAGAACGTGGGGGAGATGCTCTCATATGCAGCCTTGTCAtcgtgatggggggggggggggggtgataggTGCTGCTGTCACATCCGGGCAGATGAGTCAGTATTTGTCAGATTTAGAAGATGGGAAATATTGACTGGTTTTTGCATCATTGGCAGTTATCTGTTTTACAGGGGCCAAAGTCAAACAGAGATCTGTGCAGCTCAGGGGAAAACACATGTTCatgggctgctgctgctatatGACTATGAtggatagaaagatagatagatgtttGCAGCTTGAGTTcatgattttctgtttcctgtgtctctccctcgTTAATTAGCTGCTCCGCCCTCATTAGTTCATCTGTGTCTCGTTaactgtttctgtctttttctctgtccaCCATTTTCCTCCTTGTCCTCACCTTTACCTCTGTGTTGCTTTGGAACCCTTTGCTGGACCTGAACACAAACTTGTGCAGCAAACACGTAAGTCAGACTAATAACATGAGCACTATATCCACGTGGCTGATTTGTCTGGTAAAGATCTCAGCTTTATTTCTTGAGAAAATCAAGGAAATGTTGCCCGACCTGTTTAAGACAGTGAACACATATCTCTGGATAAACGTACTTAATCAAAATCTGATCCAAAAGTTAGTATCAAATCCTTCGAAGTTTCAATACTAACTATATTATAGTAAATACTACCATTTACTAACTACAGCATTTTAACTTTGAGTCTCTGCTGtatgatgttttattgaaaTACTGTCTCCAATGTGGGGAAtttcttatgaaaacacaacctctcaTATTGTTTCTATGCTGATGAAGTGcagacaaaacatgttttctgtttctctgattctttattattatagaaAACAATTATCACATCAAACAGTCAATTATCTCATGAATcgagtaaaaatatatataaaatcactTTGTAAAGTTAAAAGAATCTTTATCCGACTGAGTATACGTAAGATAACATTTCACAGAATGACTTTCTCTTTATCCAGTTTATGCTCcaaatgaaaacttaaaaaaagacaagacaTCCAGAACAATATTAATTACTCCTGCATTTacaattaaaactgtttttattcacattgAGAAAAAGATCATCCGGTGGATTTCAGGCAAAGCACCTCTGCAGGAAGTGGCTCATGTGGGTGTAGACGTGCTGATAGGCCGATCCCCCGAGGCCGTGATCCTTGTCTGTGTACCACTGAAAGAAGAACATGTTTAACGTTAACGACACGCGTCCATGTCATCGAGCATGTTGTATATTTTGGTGTCTTTTTCTCCGATTACTCACCATTGCCTCAAAGTCCACATGCTCCTCTACCAGAGCCTCAGAGATCTCAGCTGCCTGCTGGAAGTGAACGTTGtctggaaaaacacaacagagaaaaacGTGGATTAAGGAAACATTTCTGGAAAAGTGTCAAATAAACACACGGATGAATAAGTTCCTGTGTGACTCACCATCAGCTGTTCCATGAACCAGGAGATACTGCACTGAATGGAAATTATTGGCCCTGGCAGTTACTGTTGAGTTCTGCACACAatcacatttgtgtttgttaatgagGCAACAACACAACTGAGAGTTCAGTGTGATCACGATACGACAGAGTGTGAAACTTACAGCGTATCCGTCAGGGTTCTGTGAGGGCATCACCATGTAGCGCTCCGTGTAGATGGAGTctggaacaaacacatcagtgcAGATACCGTGAGTTTCCTCCTTCTGCAGGATTCTCTGACTCACTCATGCAAAAAGTACAGATGGGAAACAggaaacttggaaggatgtgggCCAGGAAAGAAGTTATTGACATtctcaccaatttcccagggaatcattcatggatctttgtctgatactgaaccctaaattgcccctgagTGATTTATGATGGAGAAAGAGCTGCACATCATTTACCTCCTTTGTTAATAACCTGCTCCGCCTTAATTACTTTCACCAGTGTCTcattaactgtgtgtttgtgtatctttgtCTCATCTCTCACGTTCCAGCATTTTCCTCCTGATTGGTTTTTAACCCCACCTTTACTTTTGTATTCTTTTAAACCCTTTGCTGGATCGGAACGCAAACCTGTGCATCATACTTGTAAgtcaaatagtttttctttcttttaactttCCTAATGTGGCCTCTGGCATCCTCACATGTCAAAAAAATTCCTTCAAATaatgtattttgtgatttggtgctttacaaataaGATGTAATTCACTAGTTAAAGTGAGTAGATCAGATGTGGAAAAGGTTGCAGAC contains these protein-coding regions:
- the LOC117778632 gene encoding LOW QUALITY PROTEIN: glucagon-1-like (The sequence of the model RefSeq protein was modified relative to this genomic sequence to represent the inferred CDS: substituted 1 base at 1 genomic stop codon); translated protein: MKSIHSLAGILLLLGFVHSSWQVPLQEADDSSRXKYSNLEADDTLADELRQLPSMKRHSEGTFSNDYSKYLEDRKAQDFVRWLMNNKRSGAAEKRHADGTFTSDMSSFMEDQALKDFVARLKSGQVRREWGEAISRRHVDGSFTSDVNKVLDSMAAKEYLLWVMTSKPSGER